DNA from Mesorhizobium loti R88b:
GAGTGCTGTCGGCCGCGTCGCCGTCACCACCTTCTCCTCCAATGTCGGGCGCATCGTTTCCATTGCCAGGGCGGCACGCGATGCCGGCCGCCAGTGCCTGGTGCTGGGCCGTTCGCTGAAGCGCGTCATCGATGTCGCCGACGAACTCGGCTACATGGACGGCTTGCCGGAATTCATCGCCGAGGAAGATTTCGGCTTCATCCCGCGCGAAAACCTCGTCATCATCTGCACCGGCAGCCAGGGCGAGCCGCTGGCGGCACTGGCCAAACTGTCGCGCGACGAGATGAAATCGGTGTCGCTGACGGCGGGCGATACGGTGGTGTTTTCCTCGCGTACGATTCCCGGCAACGAGAAGGCGATCCTCGAGATCAAGAACCGCCTGATCGATCTTGGCATCAAGATCATCGAGGACGGCGATGCGCTGGTGCATGTCTCCGGCCATCCCCGGCGCAGCGAATTGCGCAAGATGTATGAATGGGTGCGCCCGCAGATCGGCGTTCCCGTGCATGGCGAGGCGGCGCATCTGGTGGCGCAGGGCTCGCTGATGTCGACTTCGGGCATCGGCCAGGTGGCGCAGGTGCGTGACGGTGACATGCTGAGGCTCGCGCCCGGCCCGGCCACCATCATCGACCAGGTGCCGTTCGGCCGCATCTACAAGGACGGCAGGCTGATCGGCACAGACCAGGCGATGGGCATTCGCGACCGGCGCAAATTGTCGTTTGCCGGCCATGTCGCGGTCAATGTCGTGCTCGACGACAAATATGAGCTGGCCGGCGACCCCGACCTGGTCGCCATTGGTGTCGCCGAGGCCGATGCCGGTGGCGAGGCGCTGGAAGATTTGATGATCGATGCGGCCGTCGGCGCTGTGGACTCGATTCCTCGCCAGCGCCGCAAAGACCTCGACCTGGTGCAGGAAGCGGTGCGTCGCGCGGTGCGCGGTGCGGCCAACGAAGCCTGGGGCAAGAAGCCGCTGGTGACAGTGTTCGTCACGCGGTGACGAACAGGGGAATAAGGGAGTAGGGCAGTAGGGCAAGCAAGTCGTGTAGTACTCGGCCTTCAGTTCTTTTTCTCTACTGCCACCCTGCCTTATCGACCTACTCGCCTGATACGGAGCACTCCATGCTCGGACGATTGAATCATGTCGCGCTTGCGGTGCCGGATCTGGAGGCGGCCATTGCTACCTATCGTGGCACGCTCGGCGCCGAAGTGACGGAGCCGCAGGCTTTGCCGGAGCATGGTGTCACCGTGGTGTTCGTCAATGTCGGCAACACCAAGATCGAATTGCTGGAGCCTTTGGGTGAGGGCTCGCCGATCGCAGCGTTCCTTGCGAAAAACCCGTCCGGCGGCATGCATCACCTCTGTTATGAGGTCGACGACATCCTGGCCG
Protein-coding regions in this window:
- a CDS encoding ribonuclease J yields the protein MAKAENAELVFVPLGGVGEIGMNFALYGYGPPSAREWIVIDVGVTFPDASLPGVDLVLPDTRFIEENLANLRGIIITHAHEDHYGALLDTWPRLKAPVWMTPFSAGLLDAKRQGEQGAPKIPVTIYRAGEKFTVGPFEIEAIPVAHSIPEPMSLAITTPAGTVIHTGDWKIDPEPTIGPKTDEARFRAYGDKGVLALICDSTNALREGESPSEVAVGEGLKGVIQSAVGRVAVTTFSSNVGRIVSIARAARDAGRQCLVLGRSLKRVIDVADELGYMDGLPEFIAEEDFGFIPRENLVIICTGSQGEPLAALAKLSRDEMKSVSLTAGDTVVFSSRTIPGNEKAILEIKNRLIDLGIKIIEDGDALVHVSGHPRRSELRKMYEWVRPQIGVPVHGEAAHLVAQGSLMSTSGIGQVAQVRDGDMLRLAPGPATIIDQVPFGRIYKDGRLIGTDQAMGIRDRRKLSFAGHVAVNVVLDDKYELAGDPDLVAIGVAEADAGGEALEDLMIDAAVGAVDSIPRQRRKDLDLVQEAVRRAVRGAANEAWGKKPLVTVFVTR
- the mce gene encoding methylmalonyl-CoA epimerase; translated protein: MLGRLNHVALAVPDLEAAIATYRGTLGAEVTEPQALPEHGVTVVFVNVGNTKIELLEPLGEGSPIAAFLAKNPSGGMHHLCYEVDDILAARDQLKAAGARVLGDGNPKIGAHGKPVLFLHPKDFFGTLIELEQS